From Hydra vulgaris chromosome 15, alternate assembly HydraT2T_AEP, one genomic window encodes:
- the LOC124809820 gene encoding alpha-1A adrenergic receptor has product MNVICSHTKPLDLENGIIFGILLCIATCAATFCNVLVLTILIKMWKKSASNHILLSLAIADVLVGLILGPITVLQLFDVEISKDCTANFIRGYFLIFLVGSSLLTLALVSYDRYLLLTKLSNYNKYMTINKAIFLIVFSWVFPGLIPITKRIYMLYSILCIIMYTLPLIALVTFYLLITREVRKREKDLFYKKYNSSKKYCPAELNIHSDAEGIRHPNAESFRKHFIHLKLAKSITVLIACYFACIFPLNIWMFLELIKVEYSRHSSNIFYLCSLFLMQVNSCINPVIYFSKQKEFKKKFKNIFKRRTSATPPSD; this is encoded by the coding sequence ATGAACGTAATTTGTTCGCATACAAAGCCATTAGATTTAGAAAATGGTATTATTTTTGGAATTTTGCTTTGTATAGCTACATGTGCAGCTACGTTTTGCAACGTTCTGGTTTTAACGATTCTTATCAAAATGTGGAAAAAATCGGCGTCAAACCATATTTTACTGTCACTTGCCATTGCTGACGTTCTTGTTGGTCTCATACTTGGTCCGATCACAGTTTTGCAGCTTTTCGATGTTGAAATATCGAAAGACTGTACAGCAAATTTTATTCGCggttattttctaatttttcttgtCGGATCATCTCTGCTCACATTGGCTTTGGTATCATACGATCGATATTTGTTGCTGACAAAACTATCAAATTATAACAAGTATATGACAATTAATAaggctatttttttaatagtattttcgTGGGTTTTTCCAGGTTTGATTCCGATTACTAAAAGAATATACATGCTCTACTCTATCTTATGCATAATTATGTACACACTTCCGTTGATTGCCTTGGTGAcgttttatttacttattacaaGAGAAGTGCGTAAACGAGAAAAAGatctattttacaaaaaatataacagttctaaaaaatattgtccTGCAGAGCTCAATATTCATTCCGATGCTGAAGGTATTCGTCATCCTAATGCCGAGAGTTTCCGAAAACATTTCATACATTTAAAGTTAGCTAAGTCCATTACTGTCTTAATTGCATGTTATTTTGCTTGTATATTTCCGCTAAATATTTGGATGTTCTTGGAATTAATTAAAGTAGAATATAGCAGACATTCcagcaatattttttacttatgcTCTCTGTTTCTAATGCAAGTCAACTCCTGTATAAACCCTGTTATATACTTTTCAAAGCAAAAAgagttcaaaaaaaagtttaaaaatatttttaaacgtaGAACATCAGCAACGCCTCCTTCGGACtga